One window of Salegentibacter sp. Hel_I_6 genomic DNA carries:
- a CDS encoding DUF5686 family protein, giving the protein MRYPLLLIFLFFSSTSFAQQQVRGRVVDEKTGDPLAYAKINYGQEETLSKIDGSFSLDLNQDKTQLRISYVGYKSQNFEVSKEVEYIRIKLSPKVEDLDPVTISSANNSANEIIKKAIAQKPQNDPEAKLKNFNFKNYNKFIVDNEADALKMQSDSTNFEIGTVINSAASYFSEKLSRFYYSQNKGLKEEVQALNNAGFEKPVYEILSLSVNPFSLYHKDFQIFETDYAGPLQKSAFKNYTYRILDTTKTSRPAYVIYFKPKRQRAVAGLEGLLYLDTETFAIQKAKAQLLGAIKLEIDQEYQYFPEEDLWFPKTQTTTIRPGNGDQAISVFGGVISAGTLQQKESILNNILAPGKDDPNLFLNAKSTNFDIRLNTDETLDTSAEILVKPEANAIGESFWKENRTEALSTQDEISQQRARRLIGEKEIEEKIDLQNSVSSGYYPVGFWDFDLGKFFKFNNYEGIRLGFGGKTNGQISDKFSINGYLVYGTKDEVFKYKLGTSIYLNKANETNLKLNYTRDIVETGSFSYLQGKNDFSIVEPRFVNINFFYEHQTISSGLTHRFGSNFKTEFQLSKSDISQTQDYQFLLNGQEFSEYTLSEATFSFLWRPFAKFLETPNSTKLIEKGYPKFTGQITKGISGVLGSDFDYTKFGLLVEHEIKRLNQSRTEIILEGNYATGEVPLTHLYHALPNSPSRDGILNRFSVAGRRSFETMYYNEFFSDRQAMLHIKHQLRPIIIHRLIQPELVFISRHAIGDISNSDRHSIPFKSLNEGYHEFGIELQKILVGFGLGAAYRYGPYSLPTFDENFAFKFTFHLDI; this is encoded by the coding sequence ATGCGTTACCCGTTATTGCTTATTTTTCTGTTCTTCTCCTCCACTTCCTTTGCACAACAACAGGTTCGCGGTCGCGTTGTAGATGAAAAAACCGGCGATCCCCTTGCCTATGCGAAAATAAATTATGGGCAGGAAGAAACTTTAAGTAAAATAGACGGTAGTTTTTCCCTTGACCTTAACCAAGATAAAACTCAACTTAGAATTTCTTATGTAGGTTATAAATCTCAGAATTTTGAAGTTTCTAAAGAGGTTGAATACATCAGGATTAAACTATCGCCAAAAGTTGAAGACCTGGATCCTGTTACTATTTCTTCGGCCAACAATAGCGCCAATGAAATTATCAAAAAAGCTATCGCGCAAAAACCTCAAAACGATCCTGAAGCAAAGCTGAAAAATTTCAACTTTAAAAATTACAACAAGTTTATTGTAGATAATGAAGCTGATGCATTAAAAATGCAAAGCGACAGCACCAATTTTGAAATAGGCACCGTTATTAATTCAGCTGCCAGTTATTTTTCTGAAAAATTATCCAGGTTTTATTATTCACAGAACAAAGGTTTAAAAGAAGAAGTGCAGGCTTTGAATAACGCCGGATTTGAAAAACCGGTTTACGAGATCTTATCGCTTTCTGTGAATCCGTTTTCACTTTACCACAAAGATTTTCAAATTTTTGAGACCGATTATGCAGGCCCATTACAAAAATCGGCTTTTAAGAATTACACTTATAGAATTTTAGATACTACTAAAACTTCGCGCCCGGCTTATGTAATCTACTTTAAACCAAAAAGACAACGGGCTGTTGCCGGATTGGAGGGCCTCCTCTATCTGGATACGGAAACCTTTGCAATTCAGAAAGCAAAAGCACAACTTCTTGGAGCGATAAAATTGGAGATAGACCAGGAATATCAATATTTTCCAGAAGAGGATTTATGGTTTCCAAAAACGCAAACAACCACCATTCGCCCGGGAAATGGAGACCAGGCGATCTCAGTTTTTGGCGGAGTTATATCAGCTGGAACACTTCAACAAAAAGAATCAATTCTAAATAACATCCTGGCGCCTGGCAAGGATGATCCAAACCTGTTTTTAAATGCTAAAAGCACCAATTTCGATATAAGGCTGAATACAGATGAAACTTTAGATACTTCCGCTGAAATTTTAGTAAAACCGGAGGCAAATGCGATTGGAGAAAGCTTTTGGAAAGAGAACAGGACGGAAGCTTTAAGCACACAAGACGAGATCAGCCAACAACGAGCCAGAAGACTTATTGGAGAAAAGGAAATTGAAGAAAAAATAGACCTGCAAAACTCCGTTTCATCGGGATATTACCCCGTAGGATTTTGGGATTTTGACCTGGGTAAATTTTTTAAATTCAATAATTACGAAGGGATCAGGCTGGGTTTTGGCGGAAAAACCAATGGGCAAATTTCAGATAAATTCAGTATAAACGGTTACCTGGTCTACGGAACAAAAGATGAAGTTTTTAAATATAAACTTGGAACTTCTATTTATCTAAATAAAGCTAACGAAACCAATCTAAAATTAAATTACACGCGCGATATCGTTGAAACCGGAAGTTTTAGCTATTTACAGGGTAAAAACGACTTTTCTATAGTAGAACCGCGTTTTGTAAATATTAATTTCTTTTACGAACATCAAACTATAAGCAGCGGTTTAACCCATAGGTTCGGATCTAATTTTAAAACTGAATTCCAGCTTTCAAAAAGCGATATTTCCCAAACACAGGATTACCAGTTTTTACTTAATGGGCAGGAGTTTTCAGAGTATACACTTTCAGAAGCTACTTTTTCCTTTTTATGGCGGCCCTTTGCGAAATTTCTAGAAACACCCAATTCAACAAAATTAATAGAAAAAGGTTATCCAAAATTCACAGGGCAAATCACCAAAGGGATTTCCGGAGTTCTAGGTAGTGATTTCGATTATACCAAATTCGGTCTTTTGGTTGAGCACGAAATTAAAAGACTCAACCAATCCAGAACCGAAATTATCCTGGAAGGAAATTATGCAACCGGGGAAGTACCACTTACTCATTTATACCATGCCTTACCAAACAGTCCTTCCAGGGATGGTATTTTAAACCGGTTTTCGGTGGCTGGAAGGCGAAGTTTTGAGACCATGTATTACAATGAGTTTTTTAGCGACAGGCAGGCGATGTTGCATATAAAGCATCAATTGCGACCTATAATTATTCACAGGCTAATTCAGCCAGAACTTGTTTTTATTTCCCGCCACGCCATTGGAGATATCAGTAATTCTGACCGACATAGTATTCCTTTTAAAAGTTTAAATGAAGGTTATCACGAATTCGGGATAGAATTACAAAAAATCCTTGTTGGTTTTGGATTAGGAGCCGCATACCGATACGGTCCATATAGTTTGCCAACTTTTGATGAAAACTTCGCTTTTAAATTCACCTTTCATTTAGATATTTAA
- the frr gene encoding ribosome recycling factor has product MEDEIEFIIDTAKENMDKAIEHLKKQLQNIRAGKANPAMLGSVMVEYYGSQTPLQQVANVNTPDARTISIQPFEKSLIKEIEKGIMMANLGFNPMNNGENVIINVPPLTEERRKQLTKQAKAEAEDAKVGVRNDRKTANNELKKLDVSEDLLRDAENDVQELTDAHITRIDSILENKEKEIMTI; this is encoded by the coding sequence ATGGAAGACGAAATTGAATTTATTATAGACACCGCCAAAGAAAATATGGATAAGGCAATTGAACATTTAAAAAAACAATTGCAAAATATTCGTGCTGGTAAAGCAAACCCTGCAATGCTGGGGAGCGTTATGGTAGAATATTATGGATCTCAAACCCCGCTACAACAGGTAGCCAATGTAAATACCCCAGATGCTCGAACTATTTCTATCCAGCCATTTGAGAAAAGCCTTATCAAAGAAATTGAAAAAGGAATTATGATGGCCAATCTTGGATTTAATCCTATGAATAACGGTGAAAATGTAATTATAAATGTTCCGCCACTTACTGAAGAGCGCCGTAAGCAACTTACAAAACAAGCAAAAGCTGAAGCAGAAGATGCCAAAGTGGGTGTAAGAAACGATAGAAAGACAGCAAATAATGAACTGAAGAAACTCGATGTTTCTGAAGATTTACTTAGAGATGCTGAAAATGACGTTCAGGAATTAACCGATGCTCACATTACACGTATAGACTCCATCCTTGAAAATAAGGAAAAAGAAATCATGACTATATAA
- the pyrH gene encoding UMP kinase has product MQYKRILLKLSGEALMGKRQYGIDPERLAEYAEEIKQVTDKGIEVAIVIGGGNIFRGVSGASKGMDRVQGDHMGMLATVINGLALQSALEDADVQTRLQSAVKINEVAEPFIRRKAIRHLEKGRVVIFGGGTGNPYFTTDSAAVLRAIEIHADVILKGTRVDGIYNADPEKDKEATKFDFISFDDVIRKGLKVMDTTAFTLSQENELPIIVFDMNTPGNLLKVVTGERIGTKVNL; this is encoded by the coding sequence ATGCAATACAAAAGAATACTTTTAAAATTATCGGGAGAAGCATTAATGGGAAAACGTCAATATGGCATAGATCCCGAGCGATTGGCAGAATATGCGGAAGAAATTAAGCAGGTTACCGATAAAGGAATAGAAGTAGCGATTGTAATTGGTGGAGGTAACATTTTTAGAGGTGTTTCTGGCGCCAGCAAAGGCATGGATCGTGTGCAGGGTGACCATATGGGGATGCTTGCCACCGTAATTAATGGGCTTGCTTTACAAAGCGCCCTGGAAGATGCCGATGTACAAACCAGGTTGCAATCTGCGGTAAAAATAAATGAAGTAGCCGAGCCTTTTATTAGAAGAAAGGCTATACGCCATTTAGAAAAAGGCCGCGTGGTAATTTTTGGAGGCGGAACAGGAAATCCTTATTTCACTACAGATTCTGCTGCTGTTTTAAGAGCAATTGAAATTCACGCCGATGTAATTCTTAAAGGAACTCGTGTAGATGGAATCTACAACGCCGATCCTGAAAAAGACAAAGAAGCTACAAAATTCGATTTTATCTCTTTTGACGATGTGATTAGAAAAGGTCTAAAAGTAATGGATACCACAGCATTTACCTTAAGCCAGGAAAACGAACTTCCTATTATTGTTTTTGATATGAATACCCCGGGAAATTTATTAAAAGTGGTTACCGGAGAAAGAATAGGTACAAAAGTTAACTTATAA
- a CDS encoding zinc metallopeptidase, with amino-acid sequence MLGYYIIAGLIFIVSMYVSNKLKSKFKKYSKVHLQNGMSGKELAEKMLRDNNITDVKVISTPGMLTDHYNPQKKTINLSEGVYSQRNAAAAAVATHETGHAIQHANAYSWLTMRSQLVPVVSVASRFSQWVIFGGLILMATTAIGSTVLLIGIIMFGMGTLFSFITLPVEYDASKRALAWLETENMVSGKEHEAAEDSLKWAARTYVVAAVGSLATLLYFLSIYMGRD; translated from the coding sequence ATGTTAGGATATTATATAATTGCAGGGCTCATTTTTATAGTGAGTATGTATGTGAGTAACAAGCTAAAAAGTAAATTCAAAAAATACTCTAAAGTTCATCTTCAAAATGGGATGAGCGGGAAAGAACTTGCTGAAAAAATGTTACGGGATAACAATATTACCGATGTAAAAGTAATTTCTACCCCTGGAATGTTGACCGATCATTATAATCCGCAGAAGAAAACCATTAATCTTTCTGAAGGAGTCTATAGCCAGAGAAATGCCGCTGCTGCTGCTGTGGCAACTCACGAAACAGGGCACGCCATTCAACATGCAAATGCTTATAGCTGGTTAACAATGAGGAGCCAGTTAGTACCGGTGGTTAGTGTGGCTTCCAGATTTTCACAATGGGTGATTTTTGGTGGTTTAATTCTTATGGCAACTACGGCGATTGGAAGTACCGTACTTCTTATAGGGATCATCATGTTTGGAATGGGAACTTTATTCAGTTTTATTACCCTACCCGTTGAATATGATGCGAGTAAGCGCGCTTTGGCCTGGTTAGAAACTGAAAATATGGTTTCTGGAAAAGAACACGAGGCAGCAGAAGATTCCTTAAAATGGGCTGCAAGAACTTATGTTGTGGCTGCGGTTGGTTCTTTAGCTACTTTACTTTATTTCCTTAGTATATATATGGGAAGGGATTAG
- a CDS encoding ferritin, translating into MKDLVRQKLSIHVDVMDLLNKQIEKEAHSSSAYLAMASWCDHNALSFSAEFFYDQAAEEREHMMKIFRYINDNGGTAYSPEVGGVNHDFKSLEEIFETALDQEISITKSIHNIVGKCRKVNDYTTEYFLHWFIEEQMEEEQMMRRALELFDLMGTEGLGLKLLDERIPQIRDKRPE; encoded by the coding sequence AAATTAAGTATCCATGTAGATGTTATGGATCTTTTAAATAAACAGATAGAAAAGGAAGCACATTCATCTTCAGCCTATTTAGCAATGGCTTCATGGTGTGATCACAATGCACTTTCTTTTAGCGCCGAATTCTTTTACGATCAGGCTGCAGAAGAAAGAGAGCATATGATGAAGATCTTCCGCTATATTAATGATAATGGCGGCACCGCATATTCTCCGGAAGTTGGGGGCGTAAATCATGATTTCAAATCTTTGGAAGAAATTTTCGAAACCGCCTTAGATCAGGAAATATCAATCACAAAATCCATTCATAATATTGTAGGCAAATGCCGAAAAGTGAACGATTATACTACCGAGTATTTTCTACACTGGTTTATTGAAGAGCAAATGGAAGAAGAACAAATGATGCGAAGGGCTCTTGAATTATTTGACCTTATGGGAACAGAAGGCCTTGGACTTAAATTATTAGACGAGCGTATTCCTCAAATTAGAGACAAACGCCCGGAATAA